The Sporosarcina luteola genome contains a region encoding:
- a CDS encoding TRAP transporter permease → MAKNKNREEAQQESQLDNNEMLTEEQQLEILQKYDPESNTRNVKGIFKILVFAGLLSFSLFQLYTSIGTPFTAYIQRSIHLGFALSLIFLLFPAIKKPGVKRDKVPFYDVILSLLAIAVGLYWPLFYGDLVFRVGRVSDIDLIIGVIAILLTLEAARRAVGLPITIISTVFLIYAFYGRYFPGFLAHRGQDLKSIVQLMFYTTDGILGTPISVSATFIFVFLLFGAFLVKTGVGNYFNDLAVVLAGRLTGGPAKVAIFSSALQGTISGSSVANVVGSGSYTIPMMKKLGYRKEFAGGVEAAASTGGQIMPPIMGAAAFLMVEFIGGITYWEIAKAAAIPALLYFTGIWIMTHFEAKRVGLEGMSPDQMPDRKATLKKIYLLLPILGIILFLLLGIPTMKAALLGIVLTLVVSFFDKSTRLGAKDIIMALVDGARTALAVAAATACAGIIVGVVVKTGLGLSLANGLVSAAGGNILLTLIFTMFAALVLGMGSPTTANYVITSTIAAPAIILLLMGGEMGAGTTVPVVVAISAHLFVFYFGIIADITPPVALAAFAASGISGGDPIKTGVVSAKLAIAAFIIPYMFVFNPAMLMIDSSLFEILWVTFSAIVGMIAIGAGMIGYWYRKCNWIERILAVVTGLLLIYPETITDIIGLVLFAIQVAIQWKTKDNQPKNKTAVAS, encoded by the coding sequence CCTTCAGAAGTACGATCCCGAATCGAATACACGGAATGTGAAAGGGATTTTCAAAATCCTCGTCTTTGCAGGATTGCTTTCATTCTCTTTATTCCAACTTTACACATCGATCGGAACGCCGTTCACTGCGTATATTCAGCGTTCCATTCACTTAGGATTCGCTCTCTCGTTAATATTCCTGTTATTCCCGGCAATTAAAAAACCGGGCGTCAAGAGGGATAAAGTGCCTTTCTATGATGTCATCCTATCATTGCTAGCCATTGCTGTCGGTTTATACTGGCCGCTATTCTACGGAGATCTCGTCTTCCGTGTTGGAAGGGTATCAGACATTGATCTTATCATCGGAGTCATCGCGATTCTGTTGACATTGGAGGCAGCGAGACGTGCTGTCGGCTTGCCGATTACGATCATTTCGACTGTTTTCTTGATCTATGCTTTTTACGGCAGATATTTCCCGGGCTTCCTTGCCCATCGCGGTCAAGACTTGAAAAGCATTGTACAGCTTATGTTTTACACGACTGACGGAATTTTAGGAACACCGATCAGTGTATCTGCAACGTTCATTTTCGTATTCCTATTATTCGGTGCATTCCTCGTGAAAACCGGTGTCGGGAACTACTTCAATGACTTGGCTGTCGTCCTCGCAGGCCGCTTGACAGGTGGACCCGCCAAGGTTGCAATCTTCTCAAGTGCGTTGCAAGGGACGATTTCAGGCAGCTCAGTAGCAAACGTTGTCGGATCAGGCTCCTACACGATTCCGATGATGAAAAAGCTCGGCTACCGTAAGGAATTTGCCGGCGGCGTTGAAGCTGCTGCCTCTACAGGCGGGCAAATCATGCCACCAATCATGGGAGCTGCGGCTTTCTTGATGGTTGAATTCATCGGCGGTATTACGTACTGGGAAATTGCCAAAGCGGCAGCAATTCCTGCACTGCTTTATTTCACGGGAATTTGGATCATGACCCATTTCGAGGCGAAGCGTGTCGGTCTGGAAGGCATGTCGCCTGATCAGATGCCTGATCGAAAGGCGACTCTGAAAAAGATCTACCTACTCTTGCCGATTTTAGGGATCATCCTATTCCTGTTGTTGGGGATTCCAACAATGAAGGCTGCATTATTGGGGATTGTCCTAACATTAGTTGTCAGCTTCTTTGATAAATCTACACGGCTTGGAGCGAAAGATATCATCATGGCACTTGTTGACGGTGCTCGTACTGCATTGGCAGTTGCCGCGGCGACTGCTTGTGCGGGTATCATCGTCGGCGTCGTCGTGAAAACTGGATTGGGGCTCAGCCTTGCAAACGGTCTCGTTTCCGCTGCAGGCGGGAACATCCTATTAACGCTTATCTTCACGATGTTCGCAGCGCTAGTCTTAGGGATGGGTTCACCGACAACGGCGAACTATGTTATTACATCGACAATTGCCGCACCAGCTATCATTCTATTGCTGATGGGCGGTGAAATGGGAGCAGGTACTACTGTTCCGGTTGTTGTCGCAATCTCTGCTCACTTGTTCGTGTTCTATTTCGGAATCATCGCGGATATTACACCGCCTGTTGCTCTCGCAGCATTTGCCGCATCGGGCATATCCGGAGGGGATCCGATCAAGACGGGTGTCGTCTCTGCGAAGCTTGCCATCGCGGCATTCATCATCCCGTATATGTTCGTCTTCAATCCGGCCATGCTCATGATCGATTCCAGTCTATTTGAAATCTTATGGGTCACCTTCTCCGCCATCGTCGGAATGATTGCGATCGGAGCGGGGATGATCGGCTATTGGTACCGAAAATGCAATTGGATTGAACGCATCCTTGCTGTCGTAACGGGCTTATTATTGATATATCCAGAAACAATTACGGATATCATCGGGTTGGTCCTATTCGCCATCCAAGTGGCCATCCAATGGAAAACGAAAGATAACCAACCGAAAAATAAAACAGCAGTCGCTTCATAA